A genomic segment from Microbulbifer elongatus encodes:
- a CDS encoding pilus assembly protein: protein MKWNNNISLQLSFRSASAAFLLTLATSATAAPGELSDVPLYTRGSAEPNIMFVLDSSGSMEEPVFPPSQYDKDASYASCSSPLPNEDRRGRDYEVEFRIRDGGINEGVVEFRLENYDSGDEWRTWDSTDDCFDDGENYRAWIYADGNSNDRMYYTSDSDSGKYREGSVSGHYLNWFFSEENESGEYVAAKFLDADGNASRAKVDIRRTDVMKTAAIDLVSDLKDVRVGLMEFNAGAGTGRMLAGLSSIEDSRADVVQSIKDIRASGATPLALSYASVGRYFVSGYESRPLSIEGATPTGSELFNREPTWNGVAEPGGSVDNDAIQYYCQKSFMVGLTDGEPNENDSILSSILKDYDDTCGAAGGHSCTRSEVDDVVKALYDTDLRPDLKQPDGTPVKNNITSYMIGFALDSTVLSNAGALGGGGVYSADNAAELKVTFNQIISKVHAVVGSSSSVAFNSTSLEADSALYAAKFDSGDWSGELAALEIDSDGEISATPAWEASRILDSTDPGERLLLTYKNGTGGVLFTTTGLDFTGTDGNTELDLRINTSSGVAIEDGLAADRVDYLRGDRSNEGKATDEFRERGSRLGDIVNSTPVYVGESTASWENRDFPEASSYAAFKTASANRTPMVYVGANDGFLHGFNASTSGSNAGKEVIGYMPSVLASTEEELGLHALTSQTYLHKFYVDGTPTVGDAYIGGAWKTVLVGGLGGGGKGYFALDVTNPSAFGTSTVMWEFTDSSNQNLGYTYSRPQIGRMSNGKWAAIFGNGYNSHTGDAGVFIVYLDGSGHEYLSTSTGSENNKNGMSTPAIVDSDLNGTIDRIYAGDLRGNMWAFDVETTGAWSVENSAGTATPLFSIPGQPITGAPLVARNTANESGASPNVIVTFGTGQYLTDTDTADTAAGGFYAVSDNGTYGLTTSNLEPRTIGTKLITQATGGVQSHRTLSGNELDWDNKSGWYIPLLSGTTPDGGERVVTRPDLLRNVLFFNTLIPTGQVCAAGGYGWLMSVDIRTGLAPTDFAVYDANGDGTIDSSDMGVVAEMEDEGIPNKPGFVGGKRQYTSTSAGTINDRDINVGGGEREGRLSWEEMTPD, encoded by the coding sequence ATGAAATGGAATAACAATATCAGCTTGCAATTGTCCTTCCGGTCAGCGAGTGCGGCTTTTCTGTTGACCCTGGCCACCAGTGCAACCGCTGCCCCAGGCGAGCTCTCTGATGTGCCGCTGTATACCCGCGGCTCGGCTGAGCCGAATATCATGTTTGTGCTCGATTCATCAGGTTCTATGGAAGAGCCTGTTTTTCCGCCGTCTCAATATGATAAGGATGCAAGTTATGCGAGCTGTTCTAGTCCGCTCCCAAACGAAGATAGGCGGGGACGTGACTATGAGGTGGAGTTCAGAATTCGAGATGGTGGGATTAATGAGGGTGTAGTTGAGTTCCGCTTGGAGAACTATGATTCTGGAGATGAGTGGCGTACCTGGGACTCAACGGATGACTGTTTTGATGATGGTGAAAACTATCGTGCCTGGATTTATGCAGATGGTAATAGTAATGATCGAATGTACTATACGTCTGACTCCGACTCAGGAAAGTACCGGGAAGGTTCGGTAAGCGGGCATTACTTAAACTGGTTTTTTTCCGAGGAAAATGAAAGCGGTGAGTATGTCGCGGCAAAGTTTTTAGATGCTGATGGGAACGCCTCTCGCGCGAAGGTGGATATCAGGCGTACGGATGTTATGAAAACCGCTGCAATCGACTTGGTCAGTGATCTCAAGGATGTGCGAGTGGGGCTTATGGAGTTTAATGCCGGCGCGGGTACGGGGAGGATGCTTGCTGGTCTGTCGAGTATTGAAGACTCTAGAGCTGATGTTGTCCAAAGTATTAAGGATATTCGAGCGAGTGGTGCTACTCCACTTGCATTAAGTTATGCAAGTGTTGGGCGATATTTTGTATCCGGGTATGAAAGTAGGCCCCTTTCCATCGAAGGCGCGACACCAACGGGTTCAGAGCTTTTCAATCGAGAGCCAACTTGGAACGGGGTGGCGGAGCCGGGAGGATCAGTTGATAACGATGCAATTCAATATTACTGTCAGAAAAGCTTTATGGTCGGGCTGACGGATGGTGAGCCGAATGAAAATGACAGTATTCTGAGTTCGATTTTGAAAGACTATGATGACACTTGTGGTGCAGCTGGTGGGCACTCATGCACTAGATCTGAAGTAGATGATGTTGTAAAGGCGCTCTACGATACGGATCTTCGCCCCGACCTCAAGCAGCCCGATGGGACACCGGTTAAGAACAACATTACCAGCTATATGATTGGTTTCGCTCTTGATAGTACCGTACTTTCAAATGCGGGTGCGCTGGGCGGTGGTGGAGTGTACTCTGCGGACAATGCGGCTGAGCTTAAGGTTACCTTTAATCAGATTATCAGCAAGGTGCATGCAGTTGTTGGTAGCTCCAGCTCTGTTGCGTTCAACTCAACCTCACTGGAAGCGGACTCGGCCCTGTATGCGGCAAAATTTGATAGCGGTGACTGGAGCGGTGAACTCGCTGCACTGGAAATAGACAGTGATGGTGAAATCTCAGCAACCCCGGCTTGGGAAGCTAGCAGGATTCTTGATTCCACTGATCCTGGTGAGCGGCTGCTCCTCACATATAAGAACGGAACTGGTGGAGTTTTATTTACAACCACTGGTTTAGATTTTACCGGTACTGATGGAAACACTGAGTTGGATCTAAGAATCAATACATCATCTGGTGTTGCAATCGAAGATGGACTGGCAGCGGATCGAGTCGATTACTTGCGTGGCGATCGGTCAAACGAAGGCAAAGCAACCGATGAGTTCCGGGAGCGCGGAAGTCGGCTTGGAGATATCGTCAACTCTACGCCGGTGTATGTGGGGGAATCTACCGCCAGCTGGGAGAATCGAGATTTTCCGGAGGCGAGTAGTTACGCCGCTTTCAAAACTGCAAGTGCAAACCGTACTCCGATGGTTTATGTCGGCGCGAATGATGGCTTCCTGCACGGATTTAATGCAAGCACGTCTGGATCTAATGCCGGTAAAGAGGTCATCGGATACATGCCGTCAGTACTTGCCAGTACAGAAGAGGAGCTGGGCCTGCATGCTTTAACCTCGCAAACTTATCTGCATAAGTTTTATGTTGATGGTACTCCTACCGTTGGGGATGCCTATATAGGTGGTGCGTGGAAAACCGTGCTTGTCGGAGGCCTTGGTGGCGGAGGAAAAGGTTACTTTGCGCTTGATGTAACCAATCCCTCGGCATTTGGCACGTCCACTGTTATGTGGGAATTTACGGATAGCTCCAATCAAAACCTCGGTTACACTTATAGTCGGCCTCAGATAGGCCGTATGTCCAATGGCAAGTGGGCGGCTATATTTGGCAATGGCTACAATAGCCATACTGGTGATGCAGGGGTGTTTATTGTTTATCTCGACGGCAGTGGGCATGAATATCTGTCTACAAGTACTGGCAGTGAGAATAATAAAAATGGCATGTCCACACCGGCGATCGTCGATTCTGACCTGAACGGCACGATTGACCGTATTTACGCGGGAGACCTACGGGGAAATATGTGGGCGTTCGATGTTGAGACCACGGGGGCCTGGAGTGTCGAGAATAGTGCAGGTACAGCCACGCCGCTGTTTAGTATTCCCGGTCAACCTATAACCGGTGCGCCCCTGGTCGCAAGAAATACCGCCAATGAGAGTGGGGCTTCCCCAAACGTGATAGTTACCTTCGGAACCGGGCAGTACCTGACGGATACAGATACAGCGGATACCGCTGCTGGAGGATTCTATGCAGTTTCTGATAATGGCACTTATGGTCTGACTACAAGTAATCTTGAGCCGCGAACAATTGGAACCAAGTTGATCACACAGGCTACTGGAGGTGTCCAGTCGCACCGTACGCTTAGTGGTAATGAGTTGGATTGGGATAACAAGTCAGGTTGGTATATTCCGCTCCTTTCAGGAACCACGCCAGATGGTGGTGAACGAGTAGTTACCCGCCCGGATCTTTTACGTAACGTGTTGTTTTTCAATACACTTATCCCGACTGGACAAGTCTGTGCTGCCGGTGGCTATGGCTGGCTGATGTCGGTAGATATTCGCACCGGGCTCGCGCCGACAGATTTCGCAGTTTATGACGCGAATGGAGACGGCACGATTGATAGCTCTGATATGGGTGTGGTGGCCGAAATGGAAGATGAAGGAATACCTAACAAGCCTGGTTTTGTGGGCGGAAAGCGCCAGTACACTTCCACCAGTGCCGGTACAATCAATGATCGCGATATCAACGTTGGAGGGGGTGAGCGTGAGGGGCGATTGTCCTGGGAAGAGATGACGCCTGATTGA
- a CDS encoding type IV pilin protein — protein sequence MKKQQGFSLIELMIVVAIIGILAGIAWPSYQDHVKSSRRADAQGALMGLAQAMEQYFTENGTYTGAADGSNVPQIFATEAPLDGGTKFYDLRVIVANDGGSYDLQAQAKGAQADDGNLLLRSTGEKGWDRGDDGTFSAGDMCWSKSCS from the coding sequence ATGAAAAAGCAGCAGGGATTTTCATTAATTGAGCTGATGATTGTAGTGGCTATTATTGGCATTCTCGCGGGAATTGCCTGGCCGTCATATCAGGACCATGTAAAATCTTCACGTCGGGCCGATGCCCAGGGTGCATTAATGGGGCTGGCGCAGGCCATGGAACAGTACTTTACTGAAAACGGTACTTACACCGGTGCCGCTGATGGAAGTAATGTACCGCAAATTTTCGCGACTGAAGCGCCATTGGACGGAGGTACCAAATTTTACGATCTGCGCGTGATCGTTGCCAACGATGGTGGATCTTATGATCTCCAGGCACAAGCAAAGGGCGCCCAGGCCGATGACGGCAATCTGTTGTTACGGTCTACAGGTGAAAAAGGCTGGGACCGAGGTGATGACGGCACATTTTCCGCAGGGGATATGTGCTGGAGTAAATCCTGTAGCTAA
- a CDS encoding NAD+ synthase produces the protein MSTLQLVLAQINLLVGDIPGNTDQVVEVARRAHREHGADLVLFPELTLCGYPPEDLLLRPSMQKRIDDALNRLLSAELPCAVLVGYPRVVAGAVLNMAGLIQDGELVAEYAKQKLPNYQVFDELRYFIPGDQPCVVDLKGVPTAITICEDIWHPEPVAQAERAGARLMLNINASPFHRGKAQERLALLGRQAQAGNMPIVYVNSVGGQDELVFDGGSFAVDKDGSLRGRAPEFVESLLPVTVRTDGGEVTVAPGNDAGPLEDLASVYQALVLGVRDYVNKNGFKGVVLGLSGGIDSALTLAVAVDALGPDRVEAVMMPFRYTSDLSKNDAADQAKRLGIHYRVIGIEGIFDAAMDALAKEFEGSERDTTEENLQARARGMLLMAISNKKGYMVLTTGNKSEMAVGYATLYGDMVGGYNALKDVPKILVYALSRYRNTVSEVIPETVITREPSAELAPDQVDSDSLPPYEILDEILRLYIDLDHSAAAIIAKGFDEATVMRVVRLVDRNEYKRRQAAVGVRISERGFGRDRRYPITNGWKAGE, from the coding sequence ATGTCTACTTTGCAGCTAGTGCTGGCGCAAATCAATCTACTGGTGGGGGATATTCCCGGCAATACCGACCAGGTGGTCGAGGTCGCCCGTCGGGCACACCGCGAGCACGGCGCGGACCTGGTGCTGTTTCCGGAGCTGACACTGTGTGGCTACCCACCGGAAGACCTGTTGCTGCGCCCGAGCATGCAAAAGCGTATTGATGATGCGCTAAACAGACTGCTGAGTGCCGAATTGCCCTGCGCAGTACTGGTGGGCTACCCAAGGGTGGTGGCTGGTGCAGTACTGAATATGGCCGGGCTGATTCAGGATGGTGAACTGGTGGCCGAGTATGCCAAACAGAAACTGCCCAATTACCAGGTGTTTGATGAGTTGCGCTATTTCATTCCCGGCGATCAGCCCTGTGTGGTTGATCTCAAGGGCGTGCCCACCGCAATCACCATCTGTGAGGATATCTGGCACCCGGAACCCGTAGCGCAGGCGGAGCGTGCCGGCGCCAGATTGATGCTGAATATCAATGCTTCCCCCTTCCACCGCGGTAAGGCGCAGGAGCGCCTTGCCTTACTGGGTCGACAGGCGCAGGCGGGGAATATGCCAATTGTTTACGTCAACTCGGTTGGCGGACAGGACGAACTGGTATTCGACGGGGGCTCTTTTGCCGTGGACAAAGACGGCAGTCTGCGCGGCCGTGCGCCGGAGTTTGTCGAGAGCCTGCTGCCGGTCACCGTGCGCACCGATGGTGGCGAGGTGACCGTTGCCCCAGGTAACGACGCCGGGCCACTGGAAGATCTGGCGTCCGTTTACCAGGCGCTGGTACTCGGCGTGCGGGACTATGTGAACAAGAACGGTTTTAAAGGTGTGGTGCTGGGGCTATCCGGAGGGATCGACTCCGCCCTGACCCTGGCGGTCGCCGTAGACGCCCTGGGTCCGGACCGGGTGGAAGCGGTGATGATGCCGTTCCGGTATACCTCGGATCTGTCCAAGAACGACGCGGCAGATCAGGCAAAACGTCTCGGTATTCACTACCGGGTGATTGGCATCGAGGGTATTTTCGATGCGGCCATGGACGCGCTGGCCAAAGAGTTTGAGGGCAGCGAGCGGGATACCACCGAAGAAAACCTCCAGGCCCGCGCCCGCGGCATGCTGCTGATGGCCATTTCCAACAAAAAGGGCTACATGGTGTTGACCACGGGTAACAAGAGCGAAATGGCGGTGGGCTACGCCACCCTTTATGGCGATATGGTGGGAGGCTACAACGCCCTGAAGGACGTACCCAAGATTCTGGTGTACGCACTGTCCCGCTACCGCAATACCGTATCCGAGGTGATTCCGGAAACGGTGATCACCCGCGAACCCAGTGCGGAGCTGGCGCCAGATCAGGTGGATTCCGACAGCCTGCCTCCCTATGAGATTCTGGACGAGATTCTCCGACTCTATATCGACCTCGACCACAGCGCTGCGGCGATTATTGCCAAGGGCTTCGATGAAGCGACGGTGATGCGCGTGGTGCGTCTGGTCGACCGCAACGAATACAAGCGCCGTCAGGCGGCGGTTGGTGTGCGCATCTCGGAGCGGGGCTTCGGCCGCGACCGGCGCTATCCGATTACCAACGGCTGGAAGGCCGGCGAGTAA
- the rluD gene encoding 23S rRNA pseudouridine(1911/1915/1917) synthase RluD, with protein MSNQIQLEIEVPAEYAGQRFDQIAADLIPDYSRARLQTWIKGGQLTVDGRTAKPKDKLFGGELLVLNAELEPQGEWLAQDIPLDVVYEDDAILVINKPAGLVVHPAAGNPDGTLLNGLLAHCAGQQNIPRAGIVHRLDKDTSGLMVVAKTLQAQADLVDQLKERSVSRLYDAIVQGTLSGGGTVDAPMGRHKTHRLKMAALPHAGMGGAKEAITHYRLQERFRAHTLVRCQLETGRTHQIRVHMAHIRHPLIGDPLYGGRSKLPACAGQALIQALQQFPRQALHAAELALLHPETGEPMHWQAPMPEDMLQLLELLRADTH; from the coding sequence ATGAGCAATCAAATACAACTCGAAATTGAAGTGCCCGCGGAGTACGCCGGGCAGAGGTTTGACCAGATCGCAGCGGATTTGATCCCTGATTATTCCCGCGCGCGTCTGCAAACCTGGATAAAAGGCGGTCAACTGACCGTAGATGGCCGCACTGCCAAGCCTAAAGATAAGCTGTTTGGCGGTGAATTGCTGGTTCTGAATGCAGAATTGGAGCCGCAGGGGGAATGGTTGGCGCAGGATATCCCGCTGGATGTGGTCTATGAGGACGATGCCATCCTGGTGATCAACAAGCCCGCCGGGCTGGTGGTGCATCCGGCGGCAGGCAATCCCGACGGCACCCTGCTGAATGGCCTGCTGGCCCATTGCGCCGGTCAACAGAATATCCCCCGCGCAGGGATCGTGCACCGGTTGGACAAGGACACCAGTGGCCTGATGGTGGTGGCAAAGACCCTGCAAGCCCAGGCGGATCTGGTGGATCAGCTCAAGGAGCGCAGCGTCAGTCGTCTCTACGATGCGATAGTGCAGGGCACTCTGAGTGGTGGTGGTACCGTGGATGCACCCATGGGGCGCCACAAGACCCACCGCCTGAAAATGGCGGCGCTTCCCCACGCCGGAATGGGAGGCGCCAAGGAAGCGATTACTCACTATAGGCTTCAGGAGCGTTTTCGCGCCCATACCCTGGTGCGCTGCCAGTTGGAGACCGGTCGCACCCACCAGATCCGTGTACATATGGCGCATATACGCCATCCGTTGATTGGTGATCCGCTCTACGGCGGGCGCAGCAAGTTGCCCGCCTGTGCCGGCCAGGCGCTGATCCAGGCACTGCAGCAATTTCCGCGCCAGGCGCTCCATGCCGCAGAGCTGGCACTACTGCACCCGGAAACCGGTGAGCCAATGCACTGGCAGGCGCCCATGCCGGAGGATATGCTGCAACTGCTCGAGTTGCTGCGCGCAGATACCCACTGA
- a CDS encoding GspH/FimT family pseudopilin, whose product MQRQPGFTLIELIVGIAILAIAISLAAPSMSELVRRYRSESKAQELFDLLIFMRVKAYSEQQRYTLCPIGADSNCGNDWALGAMLFADSDADGEKDADEMVERTFSGAEAGGTLNWRAFNNLGYITFRPNGTTPAQSGHFAYCPPNRDEKIGWTIVLNVIGRPYFGKDRDGDGVRETGSGDNLSCSTASN is encoded by the coding sequence GTGCAGCGTCAACCGGGTTTCACCCTGATAGAATTGATTGTCGGAATTGCGATTCTCGCTATCGCTATTTCCCTCGCAGCCCCCTCCATGTCAGAGCTCGTGCGCCGTTACCGCAGTGAGTCAAAAGCCCAGGAACTGTTCGACCTGCTGATATTTATGCGGGTTAAGGCCTACAGTGAACAACAGAGATACACCCTCTGCCCAATAGGTGCAGATAGCAACTGTGGTAACGACTGGGCCTTGGGAGCAATGTTGTTCGCCGACTCTGATGCAGATGGCGAAAAAGACGCGGATGAAATGGTTGAGAGAACATTCTCGGGTGCAGAAGCCGGCGGAACACTCAACTGGCGAGCCTTCAACAACCTTGGATATATTACCTTCCGCCCAAATGGTACCACCCCTGCACAGAGCGGACACTTTGCGTACTGTCCACCGAATAGAGATGAGAAAATTGGCTGGACAATTGTACTGAACGTAATTGGTCGTCCTTATTTTGGCAAAGACAGGGACGGCGACGGTGTGCGAGAAACAGGGAGCGGCGATAACCTCAGCTGCTCCACTGCCTCAAACTGA
- a CDS encoding sensor histidine kinase — MSARQWSLRQRDLLKIYAWYRVAIGLVLLGLFASGLSRGTVGTLLPALYLNTSITYAVLNVAWLMFLYPSGFRTTPLRIGSILSCDIVVFLLLIQASGGLDSGVGYLLLTTCAVGSLLLSRRMGAFLAAITSIAVIVQQLIGILYGQADTQDIVSAGSLGILLFTCVTALQYLSAHIRLANEKAEQERRQSIRLQRLTQQIVAQMRTGVMVLNGRGEAELINRAAQQLLGQQQLEDGKLSEALQRNLDALKRQPETSSGILQGGGHNEIRASITALGNEVSDSSLIFLEDHRKLTQQAQQLKLASLGRLTGSIAHEVRNPLSAISHAAELLGESTSISDDDRKLTEIIGRHSRRVNQIIENVMQLSRRQPPKTQRLDLCQWVKLFLSDYQRETNTQYRIIVRSPETPVYARFDPNQMAQVATNLCNNAVRHSHSATGLYYAELIVRLHPQRERAQLDFVDIGPGVDDDHKDKIFEPFFTTEATGAGLGLYIAKELCESTRANLYYCRDQQSRSCFRIEFANAEQIF, encoded by the coding sequence ATGAGCGCTCGGCAATGGAGCCTACGGCAGCGGGATCTGCTGAAAATTTACGCCTGGTATCGGGTGGCCATTGGGTTGGTACTGCTCGGACTCTTTGCGTCCGGTCTGAGCCGCGGCACGGTCGGCACGCTGCTACCCGCGCTTTACCTGAATACATCGATCACTTATGCGGTGCTCAATGTGGCCTGGTTGATGTTTCTGTACCCCAGCGGCTTTCGCACCACACCACTGCGCATAGGCAGTATTCTGAGCTGCGATATTGTCGTGTTCCTGTTGCTGATCCAGGCCAGCGGCGGACTGGACTCCGGTGTTGGCTATCTGCTGTTGACCACCTGCGCGGTGGGTTCACTGCTCCTCAGTCGGCGGATGGGCGCTTTCCTCGCCGCCATCACCAGTATCGCGGTCATCGTCCAGCAGCTGATTGGCATCCTGTATGGACAGGCAGACACCCAGGACATCGTTTCTGCCGGCAGCCTCGGAATCCTGCTGTTCACCTGTGTTACCGCCCTGCAGTACCTGTCCGCACATATCCGCCTGGCCAATGAAAAAGCCGAGCAGGAACGCCGACAGTCAATCAGACTGCAGAGACTGACCCAACAGATTGTCGCGCAGATGCGTACCGGCGTTATGGTATTAAATGGACGGGGTGAGGCGGAACTGATCAACCGAGCCGCCCAGCAATTACTCGGCCAGCAACAATTAGAAGACGGAAAGCTCAGTGAAGCGCTGCAGCGCAATCTGGACGCTCTAAAACGGCAACCGGAAACATCGAGCGGTATTCTTCAAGGCGGCGGGCACAATGAAATCCGTGCGAGCATTACCGCACTGGGAAATGAAGTCAGCGATAGCAGTCTGATTTTTCTTGAAGACCATCGCAAGCTAACTCAGCAGGCCCAGCAACTGAAACTCGCCTCCCTCGGTCGCCTCACCGGATCGATTGCCCACGAGGTGCGCAACCCACTCAGCGCCATCAGCCATGCCGCGGAGCTGCTTGGCGAATCCACATCCATTTCTGATGATGACCGCAAATTGACAGAGATCATTGGCAGACACAGCCGACGTGTCAATCAGATCATCGAAAATGTGATGCAACTTTCCCGGCGGCAACCCCCAAAAACCCAGCGCCTTGACTTGTGCCAGTGGGTCAAGCTGTTTCTCAGTGATTACCAGCGGGAAACGAACACCCAGTACAGAATTATTGTCCGTAGCCCGGAGACGCCGGTGTACGCGCGCTTCGATCCGAATCAAATGGCACAGGTCGCCACCAATTTGTGTAATAACGCCGTGCGACACTCTCACAGCGCAACCGGTCTCTACTACGCCGAATTGATCGTGCGCCTGCACCCGCAACGGGAGCGCGCCCAGCTCGACTTTGTCGACATTGGCCCCGGGGTGGACGATGACCACAAAGACAAAATCTTTGAGCCCTTTTTCACAACCGAGGCCACCGGCGCCGGTCTGGGCCTGTATATTGCCAAGGAATTATGCGAATCTACCCGAGCGAACCTGTATTACTGCCGAGATCAACAGTCCCGCAGCTGCTTTCGCATCGAGTTCGCGAACGCTGAACAGATTTTTTAA
- a CDS encoding sigma-54-dependent transcriptional regulator, with translation MTDRQPIALVVDDEPDICELISMTLQRMNIRTDIAMSVAEARRRLQEKQYDFCLTDMRLPDGDGLDLVEAIQDRPFDQAFPVAVITAHGNMDTAIAALKLGAFDFVSKPVNLERLRSLVQLALRLGEDRILQKQEFPPLLQGQSTTIQALREALSRAARSDAPVHLRGEHGAGKELAARCIHELGPRAEGPFVPVHCSSIPAEFFEQLLFGDESAGRDVQGLLQSANGGTLFLDEVTALPKEIQVKLLQVIEDKRFQPVGGAASQPLNIRLISSSRKSLANETRRGEFRSDLYFRINVVEMIMPSLRDRKEDIPLLARFLLRRLTEHAPGNPPRAGQDAIAALQEYSFPGNLRQLENILEKALARCESNTVHATDLDLTSEPPVPEPEETTEHFELSASTTSGVIQPIYPGQFETADCETLDDFLQTIERDAIEAALNETRWNKTAAAEKLGISFRSLRYRLKKLNMED, from the coding sequence ATGACCGACCGTCAACCTATCGCACTGGTTGTGGATGACGAACCAGATATCTGTGAATTGATCTCCATGACGCTGCAGCGCATGAACATCCGTACGGATATCGCCATGTCAGTAGCCGAAGCCCGCCGCCGCCTGCAGGAGAAGCAGTACGACTTCTGCCTGACCGATATGCGCCTCCCCGATGGCGATGGTCTGGATCTGGTAGAAGCCATCCAGGACCGTCCATTCGACCAGGCATTCCCAGTGGCAGTCATAACCGCACACGGCAATATGGACACCGCGATTGCGGCACTGAAGCTCGGCGCTTTCGACTTTGTAAGCAAGCCGGTCAACCTTGAACGCCTGCGGTCTCTGGTGCAGCTGGCCTTGCGACTGGGGGAAGACCGCATCCTGCAAAAACAGGAATTTCCACCACTACTACAGGGGCAATCCACCACAATCCAGGCCCTGCGCGAAGCCCTCAGCAGAGCAGCACGCAGTGATGCCCCGGTGCACCTGCGCGGCGAACACGGCGCAGGTAAAGAGTTGGCGGCGCGCTGTATCCACGAACTGGGACCCCGTGCGGAAGGCCCTTTCGTCCCGGTTCACTGCTCCAGTATCCCTGCGGAATTTTTTGAACAGCTGCTATTTGGTGACGAGTCCGCCGGCAGAGACGTGCAGGGGCTACTGCAATCCGCCAATGGAGGCACCCTGTTTCTCGACGAAGTTACCGCACTTCCCAAAGAGATCCAGGTGAAGCTCCTCCAGGTCATTGAAGATAAGCGTTTCCAGCCCGTTGGCGGGGCGGCATCTCAGCCACTCAACATTCGGCTGATCAGCAGTAGCCGCAAAAGCCTCGCCAACGAAACGCGGCGCGGTGAATTTCGCAGTGACCTGTATTTTCGGATCAACGTTGTAGAAATGATCATGCCCTCTCTCCGGGACCGCAAGGAAGACATTCCACTACTGGCCCGCTTTCTGCTGCGTCGGCTTACCGAGCATGCACCGGGCAATCCACCCAGAGCGGGACAGGACGCCATAGCCGCATTACAGGAGTACTCCTTCCCCGGCAACCTGCGGCAGCTGGAGAACATCCTGGAAAAAGCGCTGGCGCGCTGCGAATCCAATACCGTCCACGCCACAGATCTGGACCTGACCAGTGAACCGCCGGTGCCGGAACCCGAAGAAACCACAGAACACTTCGAACTGTCCGCTTCGACGACCTCAGGGGTGATACAGCCGATCTATCCCGGCCAGTTTGAGACTGCCGACTGCGAAACACTGGATGACTTCCTTCAGACCATTGAGCGCGATGCCATCGAAGCAGCACTAAACGAAACCCGCTGGAACAAAACCGCCGCGGCGGAGAAGCTGGGCATCAGCTTTCGGTCGCTGAGATATCGGCTAAAAAAATTAAATATGGAAGATTGA
- a CDS encoding outer membrane protein assembly factor BamD, with protein sequence MRSWNRQSWKTLCVAFLAVLVASCASTDEEEEGLPSGNRTEQAFYEAAQRQLKSSQWELAIKNLRALEDNFPFGNYAEQAQLELIYAYYRDYQNDAAISAADRFIRLHPQHRNVDYAYYMKGLASFTEGSGLFERFLPTDMTRRDPGSARESFAYFAQLMARYPESRYAPDAQKRMIHLRNLLARYEIHVANYYFKRNAYLASANRGRYVVENFQQTPAVPDALAVMVQSYHLLEMPQLEASALAVLRTNYPDHPAFRDDGSFNYKYYAGAKGRNIAHRLTLGLFEKSDPRGFDSRELYNAEFRPEQAPLPPELN encoded by the coding sequence ATGCGGTCTTGGAACAGACAGTCCTGGAAAACCCTGTGTGTCGCGTTTTTGGCCGTCTTGGTGGCCTCCTGTGCCAGCACGGACGAAGAAGAGGAAGGCCTGCCCAGCGGTAACCGTACCGAACAGGCTTTCTACGAAGCCGCCCAGCGGCAGCTCAAATCCAGCCAGTGGGAGCTGGCAATCAAGAACCTGCGGGCCCTGGAGGACAACTTCCCCTTCGGCAACTACGCCGAGCAGGCGCAGCTGGAACTGATCTACGCCTACTATCGCGACTACCAGAACGATGCCGCGATTTCTGCGGCGGACCGTTTTATTCGCCTGCACCCGCAGCACCGCAATGTGGACTACGCCTATTATATGAAGGGCTTGGCCTCCTTCACTGAAGGCAGCGGCCTGTTCGAGCGTTTCCTGCCCACCGACATGACCCGCCGCGACCCGGGGTCGGCCCGGGAGTCCTTTGCCTACTTCGCCCAGTTGATGGCCCGCTACCCCGAGAGCCGTTATGCCCCAGACGCGCAGAAGCGTATGATCCACCTGCGCAATCTGCTGGCGCGCTACGAGATTCACGTGGCCAACTACTACTTCAAGCGCAATGCCTACCTGGCCTCCGCCAACCGCGGTCGCTATGTGGTAGAGAACTTTCAGCAGACCCCGGCGGTACCGGATGCGCTGGCGGTCATGGTGCAGAGCTACCACCTGCTGGAAATGCCGCAGCTGGAAGCCAGCGCTCTTGCCGTGCTGCGCACCAACTACCCGGATCACCCGGCATTCCGCGACGATGGTTCCTTCAATTACAAGTACTACGCGGGTGCCAAAGGGCGCAATATTGCCCACCGACTGACCCTGGGGCTGTTCGAGAAGTCCGACCCGCGCGGCTTTGACAGCCGCGAGCTGTACAACGCCGAATTCCGGCCAGAGCAGGCTCCGCTGCCACCCGAGCTGAACTGA